Proteins found in one Hemibagrus wyckioides isolate EC202008001 linkage group LG23, SWU_Hwy_1.0, whole genome shotgun sequence genomic segment:
- the LOC131344080 gene encoding uncharacterized protein LOC131344080 gives MKTLHLALILLVLSGVLTQDREFGVKYPDKPICAVRGFSVSIPCSYSYPQNHQVEQKLWCSMNSNTDKCHKPPYVYNSLSNTKSDFEFTGDDKSDCTLLIHNVQFSYSGEYKFRFITNVDRWTGDPGVTLQVTDLKVSLIRLSGNGTLKQGDSLNLRCDVNCTHTSSQFVWSKNNQPLNTSGPVLPFPAVTVRDSGNYTCTWETNVTSGSETISLHVEGDAPENPEHWLIWVIVLVIAGVSVLVSVAVIHNRRRKFKAPEEIVGESGEKTRTKPQFSSHVSHLTDEEMLNKEEVTYSSVQKQAATEGSQLNRDPQPDEEDEEDKGGVIYAPVWIKPNKGTKQCGHTEQQEENDPVIYSSVKIT, from the exons ATGAAGACGCTGCACTTGGCTCTGATTCTGCTCGTGCTGTCCG GTGTTCTCACTCAGGACAGAGAATTTGGTGTGAAATATCCTGATAAACCGATCTGTGCTGTGAGAGGATTCAGTGTCTCCATTCCCTGTAGTTATTCTTATCCACAAAATCATCAGGTGGAACAAAAGCTTTGGTGCTCGATGAACTCAAACACAGATAAGTGTCATAAACCACCGTATGTTTATAACAGCTTATCAAACACCAAGTCAGACTTTGAGTTCACTGGAGACGACAAATCAGACTGCACTTTGTTAATCCACAATGTACAGTTCAGTTATTCTGGAGAGTACAAATTCAGATTTATAACTAAtgtggacagatggacaggtgATCCTGGAGTGACTCTACAAGTTACAG atttaaaggtGTCACTAATCAGGCTCAGTGGAAACGGAACCCTTAAACAAGGAGACTCGTTAAATCTGAGGTGTGATGtgaactgtacacacacttcctcacagTTTGTGTGGTCTAAGAACAACCAGCCCTTAAATACATCAGGACCTGTTCTTCCCTTTCCTGCTGTAACCGTGAGGGATTCTGGGAATTACACCTGCACTTGGGAAACCAACGTCACATCAGGATCTGAAACCATCAGCCTTCATGTCGAGG GTGACGCCCCTGAAAATCCTGAACATTGGTTAATCTGGGTCATTGTTTTGGTGATTGCCGGAGTGAGTGTCCTCGTCTCAGTAGCTGTGATTCACAACAGGAG GAGGAAATTTAAAGCTCCAGAAGAAATCGTGGGGGAAAGTGGAGAGAAAACACGG ACAAAGCCACAGTTCAGCTCTCACGTTTCTCATCTTACTGATGAAGAAATGTTGAACAAGGAGGAAGTGACTTACTCGTCTGTCCAAAAACAAGCAGCAACCGAAGG TTCACAGCTAAACCGAGACCCTCAGcctgatgaagaagatgaagaagataaagGAGGAGTGATTTATGCTCCTGTGTGGATCAAACCCAACAAAGGAACCAAACA GTGTGGTCACACTGAGCAGCAGGAGGAGAACGATCCTGTAATCTACAGCAGTGTGAAAATAACCTGA